In Dolichospermum flos-aquae CCAP 1403/13F, the following proteins share a genomic window:
- a CDS encoding FIST signal transduction protein, translating into MADQMQWTNALSTRPSLEAAINDVVEQAVASLTAPAHLGLVFISSAFMSEYSRLLPLLAEKLSVPVLVGCSAGGVIGRKQPGETEEIEAEPALSLTLAHLPGVEIRPFHIVAEELPDSDSSPTAWIDLLGVPPSVVPQFILLSSPFASGTNDLLQGLDFAYPGSVVVGGQASSGFMNGRVGLFCNDKLYREGTVGIALSGNIVLDTIVAQGCRPIGEPLQVTKAERNIIIELDEKVPLVVLRNLISSLSEEDRTLAQHSLFVGLAMDEFRLNLHSGDFLIRNILGVDPNAGAIAIGDRIRAGQRLQFHLRDAEASAQDLEILLQEYQSQNASEPSPVGALMFTCLGRGTGLYGKPNFDSQLFSRYLHDLPMGGFFCGGEIGPVSGRTFLHGYTSVFAICRSLGE; encoded by the coding sequence ATGGCAGATCAAATGCAGTGGACAAATGCCCTATCAACTCGTCCTTCCTTAGAAGCGGCTATTAACGATGTCGTAGAACAAGCAGTGGCATCTTTAACAGCACCAGCACATTTAGGGCTGGTATTCATTTCTTCTGCCTTTATGAGTGAGTATTCCCGGCTGTTGCCGTTATTGGCGGAAAAGCTTTCTGTACCTGTATTAGTTGGTTGTAGTGCTGGGGGTGTAATTGGCAGAAAACAGCCAGGAGAAACCGAAGAAATAGAAGCAGAACCAGCCCTGAGTCTGACTTTAGCCCATCTTCCCGGTGTCGAAATCCGACCTTTTCATATTGTCGCCGAAGAATTGCCAGATTCCGATAGTTCCCCCACCGCTTGGATTGATTTGCTAGGTGTGCCACCTTCCGTAGTCCCTCAATTTATTCTCTTGTCTAGTCCCTTTGCTTCAGGAACGAATGATTTATTGCAGGGTTTAGATTTTGCCTATCCGGGTTCGGTGGTGGTAGGAGGACAGGCCAGCAGCGGCTTTATGAATGGTCGTGTGGGCTTATTTTGTAATGATAAATTGTATCGGGAAGGTACGGTAGGCATCGCTTTAAGTGGCAATATCGTCTTAGATACCATTGTAGCCCAAGGATGTCGTCCCATTGGTGAACCGTTGCAAGTCACCAAAGCGGAACGGAATATTATTATTGAGTTAGATGAAAAAGTCCCATTGGTGGTATTGCGAAATTTAATTAGTAGTTTAAGTGAAGAAGATCGAACTTTAGCACAACATTCTTTATTTGTAGGTTTAGCAATGGATGAATTTCGGCTAAATTTACATTCAGGGGATTTTTTAATTCGCAATATTTTAGGAGTAGATCCTAATGCTGGGGCGATCGCAATTGGCGATCGCATTCGTGCCGGACAAAGGTTACAATTTCATCTGAGGGATGCCGAAGCATCAGCCCAAGATTTAGAAATTTTACTGCAAGAATATCAAAGTCAAAATGCCAGCGAACCATCTCCCGTCGGCGCTTTAATGTTCACCTGTTTAGGACGAGGAACAGGACTTTATGGCAAACCTAATTTTGATTCTCAATTATTTAGCCGATACCTCCATGATTTACCAATGGGTGGCTTTTTCTGCGGTGGTGAAATCGGTCCAGTCAGCGGCAGAACTTTCCTCCATGGTTATACTTCTGTATTTGCTATTTGTCGTTCTCTTGGGGAATAG
- a CDS encoding metallophosphoesterase family protein: MKLNFRFAIVSDLHIALPETIWDHPSRFHLVEVSIPAFDSVLAHLTQLDLDFLLIPGDLTQHGEPANHNWLQNRLSQLPFPSYVIPGNHDLPVLMANEQSIGFADFPYYYQQFGYENPQQHYYNRQIFPGVRLIGLNSNSFNDQGEQIGRLDSQQFQWLERELASIKDELVLVMIHHNVVEHLPNQSNHPMANRYMLENAAELRTLLQRYGVKLVFTGHLHVQDIAYAEGIYDITTGSLVSYPHPYRVLEFNRDELGNESLQVVSHRVESVPDFPNLQTLSRQWMGDRSYPFVLKLLTLPPLSLPLAQAQTLAPGLRDFWATIADGDAMLEYPHFPIHVRRYIEEYSAVNDGNTALIDNHSTLLIGNG; encoded by the coding sequence ATGAAACTCAATTTTCGTTTTGCTATAGTTAGCGACTTACACATTGCGCTTCCTGAAACCATCTGGGATCATCCTAGTCGCTTTCATTTGGTGGAAGTGAGTATTCCAGCTTTTGATAGTGTATTAGCACATTTAACCCAATTAGATTTAGATTTTTTGTTGATCCCTGGAGACTTAACCCAACATGGTGAACCAGCAAATCACAATTGGTTACAAAACAGGTTATCACAATTACCTTTTCCATCTTATGTGATTCCTGGTAATCATGATCTCCCTGTTTTAATGGCTAATGAACAATCAATTGGTTTTGCAGATTTTCCCTATTATTACCAACAATTTGGTTATGAAAATCCTCAACAACATTATTACAATCGGCAGATATTCCCAGGAGTGAGGTTAATCGGTCTTAATTCTAACTCATTTAATGATCAAGGTGAGCAAATAGGACGGTTAGATAGTCAACAATTCCAGTGGTTAGAACGGGAATTAGCAAGCATTAAAGATGAATTGGTTTTAGTAATGATCCATCACAATGTGGTTGAACATTTACCTAATCAATCAAATCATCCGATGGCAAATCGTTATATGCTGGAAAATGCAGCAGAACTGCGGACATTATTACAACGCTATGGAGTTAAGTTAGTATTTACAGGACATTTGCACGTTCAAGATATTGCTTATGCAGAAGGAATATATGATATTACCACGGGTTCTTTAGTCAGCTATCCTCATCCTTATCGAGTATTAGAATTTAACCGCGATGAATTGGGTAACGAATCCTTACAAGTTGTTTCTCATCGTGTGGAATCAGTGCCAGATTTTCCCAATTTACAAACATTATCACGGCAATGGATGGGCGATCGCTCTTATCCTTTTGTCCTCAAATTATTGACTTTACCACCTTTAAGTTTACCACTAGCACAGGCACAAACACTAGCTCCCGGTTTACGGGATTTTTGGGCAACTATTGCCGATGGTGATGCTATGTTAGAATATCCACATTTTCCTATTCATGTCCGTCGTTATATCGAAGAATATAGTGCGGTTAATGATGGGAATACAGCTTTAATTGATAATCATAGTACGCTTTTAATTGGTAATGGGTAA
- a CDS encoding alpha/beta hydrolase: MLRPYSCQLSVVSCSLFVVSCQLSVVKLSPITNYQLPITNYQLPITNYQLPNY, encoded by the coding sequence ATGCTTCGCCCGTACAGTTGTCAGTTGTCAGTTGTCAGTTGTTCGTTGTTCGTTGTCAGTTGTCAGTTGTCAGTGGTAAAACTATCACCAATTACCAATTACCAATTACCAATTACCAATTACCAATTACCAATTACCAATTACCAATTACCAAATTACTAA
- a CDS encoding cation diffusion facilitator family transporter has product MIYDNRTEVRKVLIITLLLNVFVMGLKVLVGHWTGSLSLLADALHSVTDSANNVLGLVAIKFSSPLPDREHPYGHNKFEALGALGIAAFLGIACFEIVQGAVERILKGGEPVKVSPPELWLLLIVLGINIFVAFYERNVGKRVGSSILIADATHTMSDIWVTISVIGGLIGVWLGYQWLDVALAFPVALLVFWSGWSVLTENLPWLVDQMAIAPETIHTIAVSVPGVINCHDIASRGVIGRQVFIEMHLIVDAPDVETAHNITEEVEKQLEQRFHPVRILIHVEPPAYQSERITFEAEQT; this is encoded by the coding sequence ATGATTTACGATAACCGCACGGAAGTAAGAAAAGTTTTAATTATCACCCTACTGCTTAACGTATTTGTCATGGGCTTAAAAGTCCTTGTGGGTCATTGGACAGGTTCTTTAAGTTTGCTGGCTGATGCTTTACATAGTGTGACTGATAGTGCCAATAATGTCTTAGGCTTAGTTGCTATTAAGTTTTCTTCACCATTGCCAGATCGAGAGCATCCTTATGGGCATAATAAATTTGAAGCACTAGGCGCTTTGGGGATAGCTGCATTTTTAGGAATAGCTTGTTTTGAAATTGTCCAAGGTGCAGTAGAAAGAATTCTCAAAGGTGGCGAACCTGTAAAAGTATCACCTCCAGAATTGTGGTTATTACTGATTGTGTTAGGAATAAATATTTTTGTCGCCTTTTATGAACGGAATGTGGGAAAAAGAGTAGGTAGTTCCATTTTAATCGCTGATGCTACCCATACCATGAGTGATATTTGGGTGACAATCTCCGTTATTGGTGGTTTAATTGGTGTGTGGCTGGGTTATCAGTGGTTAGATGTAGCACTAGCTTTCCCAGTGGCTTTACTGGTATTTTGGAGCGGTTGGTCAGTTCTAACCGAAAATTTACCCTGGCTTGTGGATCAAATGGCCATAGCCCCGGAAACTATTCATACAATTGCAGTTTCTGTCCCCGGTGTAATTAACTGTCATGATATCGCTTCCCGCGGTGTCATTGGTCGTCAAGTGTTTATAGAAATGCACTTAATTGTTGATGCACCAGATGTAGAAACGGCTCACAATATCACAGAAGAAGTTGAAAAACAACTAGAACAACGTTTTCATCCTGTGAGGATTTTAATTCATGTTGAGCCACCTGCATATCAATCTGAGCGCATCACCTTTGAAGCCGAACAAACATAA
- a CDS encoding chlororespiratory reduction protein 7: MPNQLMYQQDDFVVLETNQPEQFLTVAELLIKLEKTLSQIAFADLPLDVQKFESVSEQAQYLLDTSCNLDVGPGEYLQWYAVRLEK, translated from the coding sequence ATGCCAAATCAATTAATGTATCAGCAGGACGATTTTGTTGTTTTGGAAACAAATCAACCAGAACAATTTCTGACAGTGGCGGAATTATTAATCAAGCTGGAAAAAACTTTATCACAAATTGCATTCGCGGATTTACCATTGGATGTGCAAAAATTTGAGTCTGTTAGCGAACAAGCACAATACTTGCTGGATACAAGTTGTAATTTAGATGTGGGGCCTGGAGAATATTTACAGTGGTATGCGGTGCGGTTGGAAAAATAA
- a CDS encoding Uma2 family endonuclease: protein MTLTINNLEKIEQILQDDDNDYQIELQEGNILIMGPSDIESSEIGAEFIYLLKLWTNPRKLGRIFDSSGGFIMPNTDLRAPDVSFVSAQRLKRTVRDFGNLVPDLVVEIKSKTDRVAKLEDKLKLFLELGAKVAILINPDELTVAVYRPDGKITLLTEDDKLTVTELFPGWEIAISELWPPVFE from the coding sequence ATGACTCTCACAATTAACAACTTAGAAAAAATAGAACAAATATTACAAGATGATGATAACGACTATCAAATAGAACTACAAGAAGGGAATATTTTAATTATGGGTCCATCGGATATAGAATCTAGTGAAATTGGTGCTGAGTTCATATATTTGCTAAAATTATGGACTAATCCTCGTAAATTAGGGCGAATATTTGACTCCAGTGGTGGGTTTATTATGCCAAATACTGATTTACGCGCTCCCGATGTTTCCTTTGTGTCCGCCCAAAGATTAAAACGGACTGTGAGAGATTTTGGTAATTTAGTTCCTGATTTAGTAGTAGAAATTAAATCAAAAACTGATAGAGTTGCTAAATTAGAAGATAAACTTAAATTATTTTTAGAATTAGGTGCAAAGGTAGCAATTCTCATCAATCCTGATGAATTAACTGTTGCTGTTTATCGTCCTGATGGTAAAATTACGTTGTTAACAGAAGATGATAAATTAACTGTAACTGAATTATTTCCTGGTTGGGAAATTGCTATTTCTGAATTATGGCCACCTGTGTTTGAATAA
- a CDS encoding BCD family MFS transporter yields MAMDDTFDTPNQSLSIPKVNILTMFRLGLFQMGLSMMSILTLGVLNRVMIQEIAIPATIGSLVLAIPYFIAPTRILFGQMSDAKPLLGYHRTAYVWGGAGIFAIAAFLAVQVMWQLNAANIADTWTWTTQTIGWTAVLGFVFAIYGLAICASGTAFAALLVDISEEDNRSQVVGIVWSMLMVGIIVGAIISSSLLKQLSTNAPIELLQAAINRLFVIVPGIVFCLAIIATVGVEKKYSRFFNCANKGNREDGITLKGAWKILTASPQTGLFFTFLLVMTISLFMQDPILEPYAGQVFKMPLAESTKLNVFYGTGILISYGITGFFIVPRLGKARTIKLGCILVAFAALLIGFSGFSANPSLLKSTLVLFGLATGFVTTAAVTLMLDLTIAEAAGTFIGAWGLAQSLSRGIATVIGGTVLDLGRKFLPDNLVLAYGLVFVLEALGMLLSIWFLNRVNVKEFQTNTRQVLASVLESDLDN; encoded by the coding sequence ATGGCAATGGATGATACATTTGACACCCCAAATCAATCCTTATCTATCCCCAAGGTCAACATTTTGACCATGTTTCGGCTAGGACTGTTTCAAATGGGGTTGAGTATGATGTCTATCTTGACTCTGGGGGTACTTAACCGAGTCATGATTCAGGAAATCGCCATTCCGGCAACTATAGGTAGTTTAGTATTAGCAATACCTTATTTTATCGCACCGACAAGGATTTTATTTGGGCAAATGTCCGATGCTAAACCCTTATTAGGTTATCATCGCACGGCTTATGTATGGGGAGGAGCAGGAATATTTGCGATCGCAGCATTTTTAGCGGTACAAGTAATGTGGCAGTTAAATGCCGCTAATATTGCTGATACTTGGACATGGACTACCCAAACCATCGGTTGGACAGCGGTTCTCGGTTTCGTGTTCGCAATTTACGGTTTAGCAATTTGCGCTAGTGGTACAGCATTTGCAGCTTTATTAGTGGATATCTCCGAAGAAGACAACCGTTCTCAAGTTGTGGGGATTGTTTGGTCAATGTTAATGGTAGGAATTATAGTAGGGGCAATTATCAGTTCCAGCCTCTTAAAGCAATTAAGCACAAACGCACCCATCGAACTTTTACAAGCAGCAATTAATCGTCTATTTGTGATTGTTCCTGGAATAGTTTTTTGTTTAGCAATTATTGCAACTGTAGGTGTAGAAAAAAAATATTCCCGTTTTTTTAACTGTGCTAATAAAGGAAATCGGGAAGATGGTATCACCTTAAAAGGTGCCTGGAAAATTTTAACAGCTAGTCCACAAACAGGCTTGTTTTTCACCTTTTTATTAGTGATGACTATTAGCTTGTTTATGCAAGATCCCATTTTAGAACCTTATGCGGGGCAAGTCTTTAAAATGCCCTTAGCAGAAAGTACCAAACTCAACGTTTTTTACGGGACAGGGATATTAATTTCCTATGGTATCACGGGTTTTTTCATTGTTCCCCGTTTAGGTAAAGCTCGAACTATCAAATTAGGTTGTATTTTAGTAGCATTTGCCGCTTTATTAATAGGTTTTTCGGGATTTTCTGCAAATCCATCTCTACTAAAATCAACTTTAGTTTTATTTGGTTTAGCTACTGGTTTTGTGACCACCGCAGCAGTAACTTTAATGTTAGACTTAACAATTGCCGAAGCCGCAGGTACATTTATTGGTGCTTGGGGACTTGCCCAATCTTTATCTAGAGGCATTGCTACGGTAATTGGTGGTACAGTTTTAGATTTGGGACGTAAGTTTTTACCAGATAATTTAGTATTAGCTTATGGTTTGGTATTTGTCTTAGAAGCTTTAGGAATGTTACTATCAATTTGGTTTTTGAATCGTGTGAATGTCAAAGAATTTCAAACTAATACCAGACAAGTTCTAGCCTCTGTTCTCGAAAGTGACTTAGATAATTAA
- a CDS encoding ISAs1 family transposase encodes MTEFRCVCPGLKDNHPTLHQQVKNWFKTAQSLNFKGVDVSISQRVEKGHHRIENRTVYTVPISQLPALYEQNQWAGLTTVVMVVRKVQHWNKTTHEIQFYITSLDSDANKIGSAVRQHWGIENSVHWTLEFLSFYLSELEKDDLLKTAMQQVINSDIPIQIDSTQALKLRSLGLIEFKGNEVQCLCDLYRLYFRERL; translated from the coding sequence ATTACAGAATTTAGGTGCGTTTGCCCTGGCCTAAAAGATAATCATCCCACCCTACATCAACAAGTGAAAAATTGGTTTAAAACAGCACAATCTCTAAACTTTAAGGGTGTTGATGTTAGTATTAGTCAACGGGTGGAAAAAGGACATCACCGCATCGAAAATCGGACAGTTTATACTGTTCCAATTTCACAATTACCAGCACTTTATGAACAAAACCAATGGGCAGGATTAACAACAGTAGTCATGGTAGTTCGTAAGGTTCAGCATTGGAATAAAACTACCCATGAAATTCAATTTTATATTACTAGTCTTGATAGTGATGCTAACAAAATTGGTAGTGCAGTTCGACAGCATTGGGGGATTGAAAACTCTGTTCATTGGACATTGGAGTTTTTAAGTTTCTATCTTTCAGAATTAGAAAAAGATGACTTATTAAAAACAGCAATGCAGCAAGTAATTAATAGTGATATTCCTATTCAAATAGATTCTACGCAAGCTTTAAAATTACGCAGTTTGGGGTTAATCGAATTTAAAGGAAATGAAGTACAATGTCTTTGTGATTTATATCGGCTTTATTTTCGAGAGCGTCTATAG
- a CDS encoding GNAT family N-acetyltransferase — protein MNDSSITITKLLDSNLEELRKISEEIWYNHYSSILSHAQIEYMLTKMYGTGIIENEIYNKGILYDKVLHNSELVGYVSYGSEIMDNHNYLKLHKCYLLPSLHGFGYGQKMLFHVCQKARQMNLKQIILNVNKRNEKGIKAYSRFGFKIIDSQVIDFGSGFVLDDYIMGYEIYEKLIIQ, from the coding sequence ATGAATGATTCATCAATTACCATTACTAAGTTATTAGATTCTAATTTGGAAGAACTGAGAAAAATCAGTGAAGAAATTTGGTATAACCACTATTCTTCAATTCTCAGCCATGCACAAATCGAGTATATGCTAACTAAAATGTATGGAACAGGAATAATTGAAAATGAAATTTATAATAAAGGTATACTTTATGATAAAGTTTTACATAATTCAGAATTAGTCGGTTATGTATCTTATGGTTCAGAAATTATGGATAATCATAATTATTTAAAATTACATAAATGTTATTTATTGCCATCTTTGCACGGTTTTGGATATGGTCAAAAGATGTTATTTCATGTATGCCAGAAAGCGCGACAAATGAACTTGAAACAAATAATTCTCAATGTCAATAAAAGGAATGAAAAAGGCATTAAAGCTTATTCTCGATTTGGGTTTAAAATTATTGATAGTCAGGTAATAGATTTTGGTAGTGGCTTTGTTTTGGATGATTATATAATGGGCTATGAGATTTACGAGAAGTTAATTATTCAGTAG
- the trmB gene encoding tRNA (guanosine(46)-N7)-methyltransferase TrmB: MSPVRVRQHVNPLASKFQTPAASPEWQKIYIQQNLPLHLDIGCARGRFVLKMAQVEPNWNFLGLEIREPLVVEANRIRDEMELTNLHYLFANVNNSLVSLLSTLPVGSLQKVTIQFPDPWFKNRHAKRRVVQPELVTELAKYLTVGGIVFLQSDIEFVAVEMCDRFHEHPAFEKLGTTTWLAENPLPVPTEREIATQNKGEPVYRALFRKL, from the coding sequence TTGTCACCTGTTCGAGTTCGTCAGCACGTTAACCCCCTTGCGAGTAAGTTCCAAACCCCAGCCGCTTCTCCAGAATGGCAAAAGATTTATATCCAACAAAACCTACCTCTACACTTAGATATCGGTTGTGCTAGAGGTAGATTTGTCCTCAAAATGGCACAGGTAGAACCAAATTGGAATTTTTTAGGTTTAGAAATTCGAGAACCGCTAGTAGTAGAAGCAAATAGAATCCGCGACGAAATGGAATTAACAAATTTGCATTATCTGTTTGCAAATGTGAATAATTCCCTAGTTTCCTTATTATCAACATTACCTGTAGGAAGCTTGCAAAAAGTTACAATTCAATTTCCTGATCCTTGGTTTAAAAATCGCCATGCAAAACGTCGGGTAGTGCAACCAGAATTAGTCACAGAATTAGCAAAATATTTAACAGTTGGTGGTATTGTTTTCCTGCAATCTGATATAGAATTTGTAGCAGTAGAAATGTGCGATCGCTTTCATGAACATCCTGCATTTGAAAAGCTAGGAACAACAACATGGTTAGCCGAAAACCCCCTTCCTGTCCCCACAGAACGGGAAATAGCCACTCAAAACAAAGGTGAACCAGTTTATCGGGCTTTATTTAGAAAACTATAA
- a CDS encoding DUF6444 domain-containing protein, translating to MEKISLICHTYKTEIPETDWEQTPTSVKGRMEEMKQWIQELEEKLNRTSKNSSSPPSADPLNTEKKPIKKKSGKKRGGQPGHKGFTKFLYPESECEEVINYKPESCSSCGGQLEGEDANPYRHPSCRNTTYQTRTINKLRMEASNAVEKAVEEAKTYIQNAAVVGADETRFSQKNTDGCNGKNSQAWLWTAVTPLVTFFEITLTRCTDAAKNLLGERFAGILTTFSFSTSTSSST from the coding sequence ATGGAAAAAATCAGCCTCATCTGCCACACCTATAAAACGGAAATACCGGAAACGGATTGGGAACAGACTCCAACCAGTGTCAAAGGACGGATGGAGGAGATGAAGCAGTGGATACAAGAATTAGAAGAAAAACTGAATAGAACATCAAAGAATTCATCATCACCACCATCAGCAGATCCACTCAACACAGAAAAGAAACCAATCAAGAAAAAAAGTGGGAAAAAGAGAGGGGGACAACCAGGACACAAGGGATTTACAAAGTTTCTATATCCAGAATCTGAGTGTGAGGAGGTAATAAATTACAAGCCAGAGTCCTGTAGTAGCTGTGGAGGGCAGTTGGAAGGAGAAGATGCTAACCCATACAGACATCCCTCTTGTAGAAATACCACCTATCAAACCCGAACCATTAATAAACTGAGAATGGAAGCGAGTAACGCCGTAGAAAAGGCAGTAGAAGAGGCGAAAACCTACATCCAGAATGCGGCAGTAGTGGGTGCAGATGAAACCAGATTTAGTCAAAAAAACACGGATGGATGCAACGGCAAAAATAGTCAAGCCTGGTTATGGACAGCAGTTACACCATTAGTCACCTTCTTTGAGATTACACTAACTCGGTGTACAGATGCCGCCAAGAATTTATTAGGGGAGAGGTTTGCTGGAATTTTAACCACCTTCTCCTTCTCTACTTCCACAAGTTCCAGTACCTAA
- a CDS encoding ribulose bisphosphate carboxylase small subunit — MSYYIAPSFLDKLAVHITKNFLNIPGIRVPLILGIHGRKGEGKSFQCELVFEKMGIEVTLISGGELESPDAGDPARLIRLRYRETAELIKVRGKMCVLMINDLDAGAGRFDEGTQYTVNTQLVNATLMNIADNPTDVQLPGSYDSNPLCRVPIIVTGNDFSTLYAPLIRDGRMDKFYWEPNRDDKVGIVGGIFAEDGLSQREIAQFVDTFPHQSIDFFSALRSRIYDEQIRNFIHQIGFENVSLRVVNSLEGPPAFKKPDFTLSHLIESGKFMVGEQKRVETSHLVDEYNRLNRGKDYQATSPIAEVPVSKPAINQPTHLSLETQAQVRQILAQGYKIGIEHIDERRFRTGSWQSCGSFQIDAHSDAISTLEACLSEYSGEYVRLVGIDPQAKRRVVETIIQRPHSK; from the coding sequence ATGAGTTACTACATTGCGCCTAGTTTTCTTGACAAACTTGCAGTTCATATCACCAAAAATTTCTTAAATATTCCTGGGATTCGCGTTCCTTTAATTTTAGGAATTCATGGCCGCAAAGGTGAGGGAAAATCCTTTCAATGCGAGTTAGTTTTTGAGAAAATGGGTATCGAAGTCACCTTAATATCTGGAGGAGAATTAGAAAGTCCAGACGCGGGAGATCCTGCGCGGTTAATTCGGTTACGTTATCGGGAAACAGCGGAATTAATCAAAGTTCGGGGAAAAATGTGCGTACTGATGATTAATGATTTAGATGCTGGTGCGGGACGTTTTGATGAAGGAACTCAATATACAGTAAATACTCAGTTGGTAAATGCCACATTGATGAATATTGCTGATAATCCCACAGATGTGCAATTACCGGGAAGTTATGACTCCAATCCTTTATGTCGTGTCCCGATTATTGTCACCGGAAATGATTTTTCTACTCTCTATGCACCATTAATTCGTGATGGGAGAATGGACAAATTTTACTGGGAACCAAACCGCGATGATAAGGTAGGAATTGTGGGAGGAATTTTTGCAGAAGATGGTCTTTCACAAAGAGAAATTGCACAATTTGTTGATACTTTTCCCCATCAATCTATTGACTTTTTTAGTGCGTTGCGTTCCCGGATTTATGATGAACAAATCCGTAATTTCATCCATCAAATCGGGTTTGAAAATGTCTCTTTGCGAGTTGTCAATAGTTTGGAGGGTCCACCAGCATTTAAAAAGCCAGATTTTACTTTATCGCATTTAATTGAGTCGGGTAAATTTATGGTTGGTGAACAAAAACGGGTGGAAACTTCTCATTTAGTGGATGAATATAATCGTTTAAATCGAGGTAAAGATTATCAAGCAACTTCACCTATTGCGGAAGTTCCTGTGAGTAAACCTGCGATTAATCAACCTACTCATTTAAGTTTAGAAACTCAAGCACAAGTTCGACAAATTTTAGCTCAAGGTTATAAAATTGGTATTGAACACATTGATGAAAGACGTTTTCGCACAGGTTCTTGGCAAAGTTGCGGTTCTTTTCAAATTGATGCCCATTCCGATGCTATTTCTACCTTAGAAGCTTGTTTATCTGAATATAGCGGTGAATATGTGCGTTTGGTAGGAATTGACCCACAAGCAAAACGACGAGTAGTAGAGACAATTATTCAGCGTCCTCATAGCAAGTAA
- a CDS encoding histidine kinase produces MLKQDVMQVSQDQPIYAEAPLQLLLFVDGRPQSRQEVQQIRVYLKELEAGYSFELQIIDVGQQPYLAEHFKLVATPALVKIHPEPQQTIAGTNIIPQLKIWWPRWQHAVGTFLKLQADKQECLDEKSQVISPKSTIHSVATSAEAIQLGDEIFRLKQEKERLQEQLLFKDRVIAILAHDLRNPLTAAAIAIETLQSNYNPDTGGFQRLKSGLAIHLLKQARTQTKIIDRMIADLLQAGRGDDTELPIVPQKLQLGEICLQVLEELSDRYIAKSQTVEIDIPQDLPSVYADPERIRQVLVNLLDNAIKYTPSGGIITVAGLHRTSQKVQFTIGDTGPGIPEENRDRIFENLFRLQRDQSTDGYGIGLCLCQRIIRAHYGQIWVDSSPHGGAWFHFTMPVYPS; encoded by the coding sequence GTGCTGAAACAAGATGTCATGCAAGTTTCCCAGGATCAGCCTATTTATGCTGAAGCTCCTCTCCAGTTATTGCTATTTGTTGATGGACGGCCTCAGTCTCGTCAAGAAGTGCAGCAAATTCGGGTTTATTTAAAAGAATTAGAGGCTGGGTATAGTTTTGAACTACAAATTATTGATGTTGGACAACAACCCTATTTAGCGGAACATTTTAAGTTAGTAGCAACCCCTGCTCTAGTTAAGATTCATCCCGAACCTCAACAAACTATTGCTGGTACTAATATTATTCCACAATTAAAAATTTGGTGGCCGCGTTGGCAACACGCTGTTGGCACTTTTTTGAAATTACAGGCAGATAAACAGGAATGTTTGGATGAAAAGAGTCAGGTGATTTCGCCTAAATCTACCATTCATTCTGTTGCTACTTCGGCCGAGGCAATTCAACTAGGGGATGAAATTTTTCGTCTGAAGCAGGAAAAGGAGAGACTGCAAGAACAGCTACTGTTTAAAGACCGAGTAATTGCGATTTTAGCACATGATCTCCGTAATCCTCTCACGGCTGCGGCGATCGCTATTGAAACTCTTCAATCTAATTACAATCCAGATACAGGGGGATTTCAACGTCTGAAATCTGGTTTGGCTATACATTTATTAAAACAGGCTCGGACGCAAACCAAGATCATTGATCGGATGATTGCTGATTTGTTACAAGCTGGGCGGGGTGACGATACAGAATTGCCAATCGTACCACAAAAGTTACAATTAGGGGAAATTTGTTTACAGGTATTAGAGGAATTGAGCGATCGCTATATTGCTAAATCTCAAACGGTGGAAATAGACATTCCCCAGGATTTACCCTCTGTTTATGCTGATCCTGAACGAATTCGCCAAGTCCTGGTTAATCTTTTAGATAACGCCATCAAATATACACCGTCTGGTGGCATAATTACTGTAGCGGGACTCCATCGCACTAGCCAAAAAGTGCAATTTACGATTGGTGATACAGGACCTGGTATTCCCGAAGAAAACCGCGATCGCATTTTTGAGAATCTTTTCCGTCTCCAACGTGATCAAAGTACAGATGGATATGGAATTGGTCTTTGTTTATGTCAACGCATTATCCGCGCCCATTACGGTCAAATTTGGGTAGATTCATCTCCCCACGGTGGTGCATGGTTTCATTTTACAATGCCAGTATATCCATCTTAG